One window of the Nasonia vitripennis strain AsymCx chromosome 3 unlocalized genomic scaffold, Nvit_psr_1.1 chr3_random0014, whole genome shotgun sequence genome contains the following:
- the LOC103317258 gene encoding uncharacterized protein LOC103317258 isoform X1, with the protein MPSSLEKLASYLQDYKIVNKEFNDLSREQVELLTRKGVLPYEYISSWDKLEECELPEKENFFSVLNDSHISDHDYKHAQNVWNTFNLQTLGDYSDLYMKTDVLLLADVFENFRDQSIKVYGLDPAHYYTTPGFSWDAMLKLTGIQLKLLTDIDMVLFVERGIRGGLSQCSNRYATANHKYMCENYNKDEKNQYLIYLDANNLYGHSLSQYLPYDEFEWLENYENFDLFSIATDASHGYILEVDLDYPSELHNAHNDLPFCPEYAKPPGSKQEKLLAALHPKRNYVIHYVALKQALSNGLQLRKIHRVLKFKQSPWLKSYIDLNSSLRALAKNEFEKNFFKLMNNAVFGKTMENVRKRVLVKLMSKYDGRYGVEAQISKPNFHSSAIFNENLVAIQMNKTDICIDKPIYVGLTVLDLSKTHMYDFHYNYMQKVYKNNLKLLYTDTDSLIYAIQCNDFYEDMKRNIHMFDTSDYPADNIFNMPRVNKKIVGLMKDECNGEILTEFVGLRSKMYSTRVNNQDSMKKIKGIKASVVKKTIEFNDYLDCLKNSCIQSREQYAIRSKLHNVETIKQRKIALSPYDDKRFLQENSTDTLAWGHYNILQNGKKKCVRFEEEPTIHLMYTWKFAHHEARCGKWEEAARDRERFRRRIAQTNEIIMPVLVKKLKEM; encoded by the exons ATGCCTTCATCACTAGAAAAATTAGCATCATATCTACAGGATtacaaaattgttaataaagaGTTTAATGATCTCAGCAGAGAACAAGTTGAGCTCTTAACGAGAAAAGGTGTTTTACCCTATGAATATATAAGTTCATGGGATAAGTTAGAGGAGTGTGAATTgccagaaaaagaaaacttttTCAGTGTACTTAATGATTCACATATATCTGATCATGATTATAAACATGCACAAAATGTGTGGAATACATTTAATTTGCAAACACTTGGTGATTATTCTGATCTCTATATGAAAACTGATGTCTTGTTGTTAGCagatgtttttgaaaattttcgagaCCAGAGTATAAAAGTTTACGGCCTCGATCCTGCACACTACTACACTACTCCAGGCTTTTCTTGGGATGCAATGCTAAAACTTACTGGTATACAATTGAAACTCTTAACAGATATTGACATGGTACTGTTTGTGGAGCGAGGGATCAGAGGTGGTTTAAGTCAATGCTCAAATCGTTATGCAACAGCCAACCATAAATACATGtgtgaaaattataataaggATGAGAAAAATcagtatttgatttatttagatgcaaataatttatatggACATAGCCTTTCACAATATCTCCCCTATGATGAATTTGAATggcttgaaaattatgaaaattttgatttgttttccATTGCAACAGATGCTTCTCATGGTTATATTTTAGAGGTTGATTTGGATTATCCTAGCGAACTACATAACGCTCATAATGATTTACCATTCTGTCCTGAATATGCAAAACCTCCAGGTTCTAAGCAAGAAAAACTTTTAGCTGCCCTACATCCTAAAAGAAATTACGTTATTCACTATGTAGCTCTAAAACAGGCTCTCTCGAATGGGTTGCAACTTCGCAAAATTCATAGAGTTctaaaattcaaacaatcaCCATGGCTCAAGTCATACATAGATTTAAATAGCAGTCTGCGAGCATTagcaaaaaatgaatttgaaaagaattttttcaagTTAATGAACAATGCAGTGTTTGGTAAAACGATGGAAAATGTTAGAAAACGTGTTTTAGTCAAGCTCATGAGTAAATATGATGGAAGATATGGTGTTGAAGCTCAAATTTCAAAGCCAAATTTTCATAGCAGTGcaatatttaatgaaaatttagttgCTATACAAATGAATAAGActgatatatgtatagataaaCCAATTTATGTTGGTCTTACAGTTCTAGATCTCTCCAAGACGCACATGtatgattttcattataattatatgcaaaaagtatacaaaaataacttgaaattaCTTTATACAGATACTGATAGTCTAATATATGCTATTCAATGCAATgatttttatgaagatatgAAAAGAAATATCCACATGTTCGATACATCAGATTATCCTGcagataatatatttaacatGCCGCGCGTTAATAAGAAAATTGTCGGACTCATGAAGGATGAGTGTAATGGTGAGATTCTCACTGAATTTGTTGGAttaagaagcaaaatgtatagtaCGCGTGTCAATAATCAAGatagtatgaaaaaaattaagggTATTAAGGCTTCAGTTGTAAAGAAAACCATTGAATTTAACGACTACTTGGACTGTTTAAAAAATTCCTGCATTCAGAGTCGAGAGCAGTATGCTATAAGATCAAAACTTCATAACGTCGAGACCATTAAACAGAGAAAGATCGCTCTCAGTCCTTATGACGATAAAAGATTCCTTCAAGAGAACAGTACTGACACACTTGCCTGGGGTCATTACAACATACTGCAAAATGG TAAAAAGAAGTGTGTACGATTTGAGGAAGAGCCAACCATTCACTTGATGTACACGTGGAAATTTGCGCATCATGAAGCTCGATGTGGGAAGTGGGAGGAGGCAGCACGTGATCGAGAACGATTTAGGAGAAGAATTGCACAAACaaatgaaattataatgccagtgcttgtaaaaaaattaaaggaaatgtaa
- the LOC103317258 gene encoding uncharacterized protein LOC103317258 isoform X2: MPSSLEKLASYLQDYKIVNKEFNDLSREQVELLTRKGVLPYEYISSWDKLEECELPEKENFFSVLNDSHISDHDYKHAQNVWNTFNLQTLGDYSDLYMKTDVLLLADVFENFRDQSIKVYGLDPAHYYTTPGFSWDAMLKLTGIQLKLLTDIDMVLFVERGIRGGLSQCSNRYATANHKYMCENYNKDEKNQYLIYLDANNLYGHSLSQYLPYDEFEWLENYENFDLFSIATDASHGYILEVDLDYPSELHNAHNDLPFCPEYAKPPGSKQEKLLAALHPKRNYVIHYVALKQALSNGLQLRKIHRVLKFKQSPWLKSYIDLNSSLRALAKNEFEKNFFKLMNNAVFGKTMENVRKRVLVKLMSKYDGRYGVEAQISKPNFHSSAIFNENLVAIQMNKTDICIDKPIYVGLTVLDLSKTHMYDFHYNYMQKVYKNNLKLLYTDTDSLIYAIQCNDFYEDMKRNIHMFDTSDYPADNIFNMPRVNKKIVGLMKDECNGEILTEFVGLRSKMYSTRVNNQDSMKKIKGIKASVVKKTIEFNDYLDCLKNSCIQSREQYAIRSKLHNVETIKQRKIALSPYDDKRFLQENSTDTLAWGHYNILQNGNV; encoded by the exons ATGCCTTCATCACTAGAAAAATTAGCATCATATCTACAGGATtacaaaattgttaataaagaGTTTAATGATCTCAGCAGAGAACAAGTTGAGCTCTTAACGAGAAAAGGTGTTTTACCCTATGAATATATAAGTTCATGGGATAAGTTAGAGGAGTGTGAATTgccagaaaaagaaaacttttTCAGTGTACTTAATGATTCACATATATCTGATCATGATTATAAACATGCACAAAATGTGTGGAATACATTTAATTTGCAAACACTTGGTGATTATTCTGATCTCTATATGAAAACTGATGTCTTGTTGTTAGCagatgtttttgaaaattttcgagaCCAGAGTATAAAAGTTTACGGCCTCGATCCTGCACACTACTACACTACTCCAGGCTTTTCTTGGGATGCAATGCTAAAACTTACTGGTATACAATTGAAACTCTTAACAGATATTGACATGGTACTGTTTGTGGAGCGAGGGATCAGAGGTGGTTTAAGTCAATGCTCAAATCGTTATGCAACAGCCAACCATAAATACATGtgtgaaaattataataaggATGAGAAAAATcagtatttgatttatttagatgcaaataatttatatggACATAGCCTTTCACAATATCTCCCCTATGATGAATTTGAATggcttgaaaattatgaaaattttgatttgttttccATTGCAACAGATGCTTCTCATGGTTATATTTTAGAGGTTGATTTGGATTATCCTAGCGAACTACATAACGCTCATAATGATTTACCATTCTGTCCTGAATATGCAAAACCTCCAGGTTCTAAGCAAGAAAAACTTTTAGCTGCCCTACATCCTAAAAGAAATTACGTTATTCACTATGTAGCTCTAAAACAGGCTCTCTCGAATGGGTTGCAACTTCGCAAAATTCATAGAGTTctaaaattcaaacaatcaCCATGGCTCAAGTCATACATAGATTTAAATAGCAGTCTGCGAGCATTagcaaaaaatgaatttgaaaagaattttttcaagTTAATGAACAATGCAGTGTTTGGTAAAACGATGGAAAATGTTAGAAAACGTGTTTTAGTCAAGCTCATGAGTAAATATGATGGAAGATATGGTGTTGAAGCTCAAATTTCAAAGCCAAATTTTCATAGCAGTGcaatatttaatgaaaatttagttgCTATACAAATGAATAAGActgatatatgtatagataaaCCAATTTATGTTGGTCTTACAGTTCTAGATCTCTCCAAGACGCACATGtatgattttcattataattatatgcaaaaagtatacaaaaataacttgaaattaCTTTATACAGATACTGATAGTCTAATATATGCTATTCAATGCAATgatttttatgaagatatgAAAAGAAATATCCACATGTTCGATACATCAGATTATCCTGcagataatatatttaacatGCCGCGCGTTAATAAGAAAATTGTCGGACTCATGAAGGATGAGTGTAATGGTGAGATTCTCACTGAATTTGTTGGAttaagaagcaaaatgtatagtaCGCGTGTCAATAATCAAGatagtatgaaaaaaattaagggTATTAAGGCTTCAGTTGTAAAGAAAACCATTGAATTTAACGACTACTTGGACTGTTTAAAAAATTCCTGCATTCAGAGTCGAGAGCAGTATGCTATAAGATCAAAACTTCATAACGTCGAGACCATTAAACAGAGAAAGATCGCTCTCAGTCCTTATGACGATAAAAGATTCCTTCAAGAGAACAGTACTGACACACTTGCCTGGGGTCATTACAACATACTGCAAAATGG AAATGTTTGA